One window from the genome of Nicotiana sylvestris chromosome 9, ASM39365v2, whole genome shotgun sequence encodes:
- the LOC104244783 gene encoding uncharacterized protein, whose protein sequence is MTSSKKLGSCLDVGITVTAKKLHRFTQRLEKKYQEMLTLNEAMSTHMTMVSSTEYLYTVTDEWGNYTVCMLERKCVCGRFQIDELPCPHVWAVLKSKFLMPEDYCSNYYKPNSIVMTYDVPVYPLPDRNEWNIPAHVAEEVVLPPKWKRPPGRPKKKRDKPFSELLQPKN, encoded by the exons ATGACTTCCTCGAAGAAGTTAGGAAGCTGTTTGGACGTTGGAATTACAGTAACCGCAAAGAAGCTGCACAGATTTACACAACGCTTGGAAAAAAAATACCAGGAGATGCTGACTTTGAATGAGGCAATGTCTACACACATGACT ATGGTATCATCGACTGAATACTTATATACGGTTACTGATGAATGGGGGAATTACACCGTCTGCATGTTAGAGAGAAAATGCGTTTGCGGGAGGTTCCAAATTGATGAGTTACCATGCCCACATGTTTGGGCTGTATTGAAGAGCAAGTTTCTAATGCCAGAAGATTATTGCTCTAACTATTACAAACCAAATTCTATTGTAATGACATACGATGTGCCTGTGTACCCGCTACCAGACAGAAATGAATGGAATATACCAGCACATGTTGCAGAGGAAGTTGTATTGCCACCCAAATGGAAAAGACCTCCTGGAAGGCCAAAGAAGAAGCGCGATAAACCTTTCAGTGAATTGCTGCAGCCGAAAAATTAA
- the LOC104244782 gene encoding uncharacterized protein isoform X2, whose translation MHSVSENTLSSHVSKRILTMSYSTPCKLITRGLAKNMVLEKRTKSCHDRFKETQVEKSLKETRLPIAKKREKHISEASSVKRKEVEASKSSDTLEEKGIKLFVKNNLYLHRISVYILTQR comes from the exons TATCCAAGCGTATCCTCACAATGTCTTATTCAACACCCTGCAAGTTGATTACCAGAG GTTTAGCTAAAAATATGGTATTGGAGAAGAGAACAAAATCTTGCCATGACAGGTTCAAAGAAACCCAAGTTGAAAAATCATTGAAGGAAACAAGACTTCCCATTGCGAAAAAGAGGGAAAAACATATTTCTGAAGCTTCATCTGTCAAGAGGAAGGAGGTCGAAGCAAGTAAAAGCTCGGATACACTGGAAGAAAag GGAATTAAGCTGTTTGTGAAAAACAACCTATATTTGCACCGCATATCAGTGTATATACTAACACAGAGATAG